The Bdellovibrio sp. NC01 genome includes the window CTGCATGACCACCAAGAAGTTGCACAAACACCGGAGTCCCCCAGCGCGTGCGCGATCCGGTTTTTAATTCAGGACAGTTTTTATAGAACACACTTTCAGGATGTAAACGATCTGTAACGCGCAAGAATTCCGTCACGCATTGGTCAATTCCACCAATACGTGTCAGCGTGTCGCGCATTACCCAATCCACGACACCTTCCATCGGCGCTAAAAACAGTTTTACATCCGAAGCTGACATGAACTACAAGCCGCCCATTTTTTTAACGATATCAAAGTGCTTTTTATCAACAGGTTGAATCGAAAGACGCGAGCCCTTCGCTAACACCAACATGTCTTGCAACTTTTCGTTGTCGCGAAGTTCTTGCAGACTTACTAACTCAGGAAATTTTTTGTCGAATTTCACTTCAACACAATACCAGATTGGTTTTTCTTTCGTCGCTTTCGGGTCGAAATATTCAGATTTTTTATCGAACTGAAGTTTATCTGGCTCTGCCTTTTTTGAAACGACAGCAAGACCGGCAACACCAGGTGGTTCGGCGTTAGAGTGATAGAATAAAACATGATCGCCAACTTCCATATCTTTCATCATGAAGTTGCGCGCTTGGTAGTTGCGCACGCCTTCCCACCATGTCGTTGAATCTTTTTTCAACTGATCGATAGAGAAAACGTCAGGCTCTGATTTCATCAACCAATATTTCATGCTTTGGCCTCTTTTACTTTTCCAGATTTAAAGAACCATTCGCCATTTTGTTTGCGGAAGGTGCTTACTTCGTGATGGATGTATTCTTCGTCATCAACAGAATAGAAAGCTTTGAACTCAACAGTTCCTTTCGTGCCTTTTTCTTCTGCCTTCAGAATTTCAAGTTTTAAAAACTTCGCGCGGTCAGCCCACTCTTGATTCGCTTCTTCGTCGATGTTTTGCAAAGTTTGAGGATCAGTCGTGTCCTTCAAGTACTGCATTTGATTTTTCGCAAACGCACTGTAACGAGAACGCATCAACGCTTCGGCTGTTTCCGCTTTAGCTGCACCCGCATGAAGAGGCGCGCAGCATTCCTTATAATCTTTTTGAGAACCGCATGGACATTTCATGCCTCGTATATACCACAGCCAATGTAGGACGCCTTAGTTATTGCAATGCGTAACGTCATCTAAAAACACCGTGCGAGAATGCTTCCCAAACCCCTCTGACAGGCTCACCATATTCATTGAGGTGTATATGGCAAAATGGGCATTAATCACAGGCGCCAGCTCAGGCATCGGTTGGGCAACGGCAGAGGCCTTGGCAGAGTACGGTTTTTCACTTTTCATCACGGGCAGACGCTTTGAACGCCTGCAAAATCTAGAAAACCATCTGCGCACGAAGTTTCCTCGTATTGAAACGAAAATCGCAACTTTTGATATCTCTGACAAAGACGAAGTAAAACAATTTCTAAAAGCTCACTATGCAGATTTGGCGCACGTCGAAGTCCTGGTGAACAACGCGGGCCTGGCTCGCGGAATTGAAAAAATGCAAGACGCAAATGTCGACGACTGGGACGTGATGATTGATACAAATATCAAAGGTCTTTTGCACGTAAGCCGTGGCGTTCTTGAGCATATGAGTAAAAAGAAATCAGGCCACGTCGTCAACATCGGCTCGGTCGCCGGTCGTTGGACTTATCCAGGTGGTGGAGTTTACTGTGCGACTAAATTTGCCGTGCGTGCACTTTCTGAAGGCATGCGCATGGATCTGTTAGGTACGAATGTGCGAGTCACAAACATTGAGCCCGGCATGGTGAATACGGAGTTTTCGCTTGTCCGATTGGGCGATCAAAGCAAGGCCGACAAAGTTTATGAAGGCATGACTCCATTGGAAGCCAAAGATATCGCAGAGACTGTCGCGTGGTGCGTGTCGCGACCTGCGCATGTTAACATACAAGAACTCGTGATTTACCCAACTGACCAAGCCCATGTTGGAATAGTTAACAGGAGGACGTAATGAGTTTCCGAATCGAAAAAGACACAATGGGAGAGGTGCAAGTTCCCGCGGATAAATTCTGGGGTGCACAAACTCAACGTTCCAAAGAAAATTTCCGTATCGGGACTGATCATTTTCCTCGCGAGATGATTCGTGCTTTGGGCATTTTAAAAAAATGTGCGGCGCAAACAAATCACCAACTTGGTTTATTAGATGCAAAAAAAACCGACGTGATCGTGAAGGCTGCCGATGAAGTGATCGCGGGAAAACTCGATGAACATTTTCCTTTAGTGGTGTGGCAAACAGGGTCGGGTACTCAGACCAACATGAATGCCAATGAAGTCATCGCCAATCGCGCGATGGATATGATGGGCATTAAACTGCCAAGCAAAGAAATTCATCCGAACGATGACGTCAATAAAGGCCAATCTTCGAATGATACATTCCCGACGGCGATGCACATCGCGGTCGCAGAACAAATTCATCATCGCCTGATTCCGATGATGCAGAAGTTGCAGAAAGCACTCGAAGAAAAACAAAAAGAGTTTAATGATATTGTAAAAATCGGGCGCACGCATTT containing:
- a CDS encoding EVE domain-containing protein, which gives rise to MKYWLMKSEPDVFSIDQLKKDSTTWWEGVRNYQARNFMMKDMEVGDHVLFYHSNAEPPGVAGLAVVSKKAEPDKLQFDKKSEYFDPKATKEKPIWYCVEVKFDKKFPELVSLQELRDNEKLQDMLVLAKGSRLSIQPVDKKHFDIVKKMGGL
- a CDS encoding YchJ family protein, translated to MKCPCGSQKDYKECCAPLHAGAAKAETAEALMRSRYSAFAKNQMQYLKDTTDPQTLQNIDEEANQEWADRAKFLKLEILKAEEKGTKGTVEFKAFYSVDDEEYIHHEVSTFRKQNGEWFFKSGKVKEAKA
- a CDS encoding SDR family NAD(P)-dependent oxidoreductase, whose protein sequence is MAKWALITGASSGIGWATAEALAEYGFSLFITGRRFERLQNLENHLRTKFPRIETKIATFDISDKDEVKQFLKAHYADLAHVEVLVNNAGLARGIEKMQDANVDDWDVMIDTNIKGLLHVSRGVLEHMSKKKSGHVVNIGSVAGRWTYPGGGVYCATKFAVRALSEGMRMDLLGTNVRVTNIEPGMVNTEFSLVRLGDQSKADKVYEGMTPLEAKDIAETVAWCVSRPAHVNIQELVIYPTDQAHVGIVNRRT